Proteins co-encoded in one Aspergillus flavus chromosome 2, complete sequence genomic window:
- a CDS encoding putative salicylate hydroxylase, with the protein MVVQAKTPLQVIVVGKDLTLMDTGIGGMAAALTLGSKGHHVVILESAPKLLEVGAGIQVSPNMLRIFDRWGVSPLIHSKDVALEHIHVRRWQDGSLLGTMPVNKTYGQQVVIHRADLHNALIEQALALPNVELRVNSTVTDVQFDPASVTLADDTVVQGDVVIAADGIKSTIRGHLLGEDSPSKAIPTGDAAYRIMLPRSVMEKDPELKELVDEPQATRWLGPDRHIIAYPVRKHELFNVVLLHPDGHGVEESWTTKGSKQEMVDNYRGWDRRVRKLIDMVAEDEVLEWKLCLHSPLKTWIKGSVALIGDACHPMLPYVAQGAAQAVEDAAALGVLLSTISSKHEIPIALRAYEKSRKQRAETVQQSGSANRITLHLPDGPEQQARDEQFRLSMTGGSNPDRWTDRETQNFLWGWDAEKAALEAWNGKFPKVAHFNPFLCH; encoded by the exons ATGGTAGTACAGGCGAAGACACCTCTTCAGGTGATTGTTGTTGG aaaggatTTGACACTGATGGATACAGGAATTGGTGGCATGGCAGCAGCCCTGACATTGGGGTCAAAAGGACACCATGTCGTAATTCTGGAATCTGCTCCGAAA CTCCTGGAGGTCGGTGCCGGCATTCAAGTTTCGCCGAATATGTTACGGATATTTGACC GTTGGGGCGTGTCTCCGTTGATTCACTCTAAAGACGTTGCCCTGGAGCATATCCATGTCCGCCGGTGGCAAGACGGTAGTCTTTTAGGGACGATGCCCGTAAACAAGACGTACGGCCAGCAGGTAGTTATTCATCGTGCAGATCTCCATAACGCTCTAATCGAGCAAGCGCTGGCGCTACCAAATGTGGAACTTCGAGTAAACTCGACCGTCACCGATGTTCAATTTGACCCAGCATCTGTGACGTTAGCCGATGACACTGTTGTCCAAGGGGATGTTGTGATAGCTGCCGACGGCATCAAATCCACCATCCGCGGCCACCTACTTGGCGAGGACTCGCCCTCTAAGGCCATCCCAACAGGTGATGCAGCATATCGGATCATGTTACCACGAAGCGTGATGGAGAAAGATCCTGAATTAAAAGAACTAGTGGACGAGCCACAAGCAACTCGTTGGCTCGGTCCTGACCGTCACATCATTGCTTATCCAGTTCGCAAGCATGAGCTCTTCAACGTGGTACTGCTTCATCCGGATGGACATGGTGTGGAGGAGTCATGGACCACCAAAGGATCGAAGCAGGAAATGGTTGACAACTATCGCGGCTGGGATCGAAGGGTGCGGAAGCTCATTGACATGGTCgcggaagatgaagttcttgaGTGGAAGCTCTGTCTGCATTCTCCGTTGAAGACTTGGATTAAAGGTAGTGTGGCCTTAATCGGTGACGCTTGCCATCCTATGCT GCCATACGTAGCTCAAGGCGCCGCGCAGGCTGTCGAAGATGCTGCCGCCCTAGGCGTTCTTTTATCGACAATTTCATCCAAACATGAAATTCCTATTGCCCTCCGGGCATATGAAAAGTCCCGGAAGCAACGCGCGGAGACAGTTCAGCAGTCCGGCTCGGCAAATCGTATCACGCTGCACCTCCCTGATGGTCCCGAGCAGCAGGCTAGAGACGAGCAGTTCCGACTATCGATGACCGGCGGGTCTAATCCCGATCGATGGACAGATCGTGAGACGCAGAATTTCTTATGGGGGTGGGATGCCGAGAAAGCAGCCCTGGAGGCCTGGAATGGTAAGTTTCCCAAGGTTGCTCACTTCAATCCCTTCCTTTGTCATTGA